The Papaver somniferum cultivar HN1 chromosome 3, ASM357369v1, whole genome shotgun sequence genome includes a region encoding these proteins:
- the LOC113357415 gene encoding probable protein phosphatase 2C 5, whose amino-acid sequence MSKSSEVITTTDMRSPLVPLATLIGRELRGDKVGKPSIRCGQAGLAKKGEDYFLIKPDCQRIPGNPSTSFSVYAIFDGHNGISAAIFVKENLLNHVMSAIPQELGREEWLKALPRALVAGFVKSDMEFQRKGETSGTTVTFVVIDGWTVTAACVGDSRCVLDTQGGVVSDLTVDHRLEENVEERERVTASGGEVGRLNVFGGTEVGPLRCWPGGLCLSRSIGDMDVGEYIVPIPHVKQVKLSKAGGRLIIASDGIWDALSSEMAAQSCRGLPAELAAKMVVKEALRSRGLKDDTTCLVVDIIPPPENSVAPPKPKKKPNVISSIIFGKKSQNSINKPTNKLSAVGVVEELFEEGSAMLSERLGKDFPWKSNSGLLRCAVCQVDQTPSEGITVNSGPFFSAASSPWEGPFLCTNCRKKKDAMEGKRPSQSTAVMTT is encoded by the exons ATGAGCAAATCATCGGAAGTTATTACTACAACAGATATGAGATCTCCTTTAGTTCCTCTTGCTACTTTGATAGGACGTGAATTAAGAGGTGATAAAGTTGGTAAACCTTCAATTAGATGTGGACAGGCTGGTCTGGCTAAGAAAGGTGAAGATTATTTTTTGATTAAACCAGATTGTCAAAGGATCCCTGGGAACCCATCCACTTCTTTTTCCGTCTATGCG ATCTTTGATGGGCATAATGGAATATCTGCTGCTATATTTGTGAAAGAAAATTTGTTAAACCACGTTATGAGTGCGATACCTCAAGAATTGGGTAGAGAAGAGTGGCTTAAAGCACTTCCTCGGGCACTAGTTGCTGGTTTTGTCAAGTCTGATATGGAATTTCAGCGGAAAG GAGAAACTTCTGGAACAACGGTTACTTTTGTTGTAATTGATGGATGGACTGTGACGGCCGCATGTGTTGGGGATTCTAGATGTGTATTGGATACACAAGGGGGCGTGGTTTCAGATTTGACTGTTGATCATCGATTGGAAGAGAATGTTGAAGAGAGGGAGCGCGTTACAGCCAGTGGGGGTGAAGTTGGTAGGCTTAATGTGTTTGGAGGTACCGAG GTTGGACCACTCCGTTGCTGGCCTGGTGGATTATGCCTTTCAAGGTCGATTGGTGATATGGACGTGGGAGAATATATTGTCCCAATACCGCATGTTAAGCAAGTGAAG CTATCGAAAGCTGGAGGACGATTAATAATTGCATCAGATGGTATTTGGGATGCTTTGTCGTCTGAGATGGCTGCACAGTCTTGCCGGGGTTTACCTGCAGAGCTTGCCGCAAAGATGGTTGTGAAG GAAGCTCTGAGGTCAAGGGGACTGAAAGATGACACCACATGCCTAGTTGTTGACATCATTCCTCCACCTGAAAATTCTGTTGCACCCCCAAAACCTAAAAAGAAGCCAAATGTGATTAGTTCCATTATATTTGGGAAGAAATCTCAGAATTCCATCAATAAACCGACGAATAAGCTCTCTGCTGTTGGAGTTGTTGAGGAGCTTTTTGAGGAGGGTTCTGCGATGCTCTCAGAAAG GTTGGGCAAGGATTTCCCCTGGAAGTCAAACTCTGGCTTATTAAGGTGTGCGGTGTGTCAAGTGGATCAAACCCCTAGTGAGGGTATTACTGTGAATTCTGGACCATTTTTTTCTGCCGCATCTAGCCCTTGGGAAGGCCCGTTTCTATGCACAAACTGCCGGAAGAAAAAGGACGCCATGGAAGGGAAACGACCAAGTCAATCTACTGCTGTGATGACCACTTAG